Part of the Archocentrus centrarchus isolate MPI-CPG fArcCen1 chromosome 4, fArcCen1, whole genome shotgun sequence genome is shown below.
TGCAAACCAAAGGTCAGCATTACAAGAATGATGAAGAAATCACAAGTGTCAAGATGAGACATCACAGTTTCACTTGTTTGTTCTACATTAGTCATGGTGTCCCACAGTGTTTACACATATCATCCTATTAAGAAACAGAACTGGCTTTGCAAGTAGATGCCAAATATAGCAAACAGGATCCTGTTGCTGTTTTCCAGGCATAAATTATAACCCGTTTTTAGTTAAAGTAAATCTGGATAATAGCTGCTTATTTCCTTCTACAACCAACATCAGAACATGAAGGTCTGGTTTTTGGAAATGAGATTCATCGTGACCCAACACTTTTTTTGGCACATGAGCTGGTTTTAGTGATTTTGGGAgacaacataaacataaaagtgTCAACAaccatttaattaattatttcatCTCTCAGCTCACAGCTCAGTTTGTGCACACCTCATATTCGTGGTATTAGTAAGGGTCCAACAACAAATTTTGGCTGAAACACGAGGAGCAACACCTTTTCCATGCATGCAGGAATGTGCACCTTCAGGTTTCAGGCAAAGGATGTCCTGAAGgaaaaactgttcattttagAGATGACTTATCACTTCTGCCTTGTTGGAGTGCCTTGAATATTTAGCAGGCACAAAACTGGCATGCCTTCATTTGGGTCTgagctgttttggtgttttgaatGCTTCAATGCAGAGAAACCTGCAGCGCCTGCTGTCTGAAGATCTGAAGCCACACTGTAAATATTTGAAAGATTTATTGGTATGtaactcatttccttcacttTGCTTTGACTAACAATACCTCACAGGTCACAGTAAAGCTTTGTGTGCCTTACACTGTGACCTCACAGGTCACAGTGTAAGGCACACAAAGCTTTACTGATGTTTTAGGTTATTTACAGTCTGAGGTTTGGATTATTTTGGATGTATTAAACCTTCTTATGCTAAGTTTATTTTGCATTGTGGTAAATACATCGATGTAAATCTCTGAATTGGAAATAAACTTTAGGAGAGAGTATATTATTTTTGTGCTTCCTCAGTGCCTGATGTGCACAACTGGAATTTGTAAAAGTAGCAAAAACAACAGCTACCCAAATTATGTGAGTTGCACATGTGCAGTAAGTGTAGGCATCTCCAGCAATACACCTGTCAAGTTTGCAGTGGAATGATTGCATATGGAAACATCTTCCTGAGAAGGAGCCAATGTTAACTGCTTTTCTTGCCATGACTGATCATAAAGAGAGAACCAACATCATTAGACTACACATAGATTATGTGTAGTCTGATAAGcctccagcagagggcagaCATGTAACACTAGGCCCTCACACATAACAGTGGGTCCTTTTAGCACTTTGTTCATCATAAAATGATTGCAAATACAAATTTGAGATGATGCGAAGCTTGTGGGATGATAATTTTAATCATCTCCAAAGTCTTTCTCACCACAGAAAACAGTTCTCACACTTGATTTTCATCAGATTTATATACACAAATACTGAGTTAAGTTTTTCACAGTATTTGTACTGGATTTTGCACACAGAAGACTACATACATAAACCGCATTGTGCAAAATTAAAAAGACCAGATAAAGCTGTCTTGCTAAAAGTGAACTAGCCTTGCAGAGTAGCAATAATGCGTCACCAGTGGAACTGGATCTGTACTGTGGTTAGGCCATGTTTTATTCAAATATTCCAAAaggcataattaaaaataacatttaacttacactcactggacactttatttcattttattagtaCCTAGTTGGACCTCATTTTACCTTCAGAGCTGCTCTAATTCTTCACGGCTCACATTCATCCAAGTGCTGGAAaccttcctcagagattttggtctacGCTgatatgacagcatcacacagctgctgcaggtttgttGGCTGCATCCATgctgtgaatctcccattccaaaggtgctctgctggactgagatctgctgactgtggaggccatctgaatATATTGAACTCACTGTAATGTTCAacaaaccagtctgagatgatctgagctttgtgacatggtgtgttatcctgctggaagaagCCATCTGTCACAGTCTGTAGGCTGTGACAGACTGCAGTGTTGAAGACCCGAAATGCAGTTAGGATTTAACAAAAAGAGACCCATTTTACTAGGCTGTTGCAAAAAGACCAAAACATAAAGTCCAAAAGGAAACCACAAACTAAACCTACAGAAACACAGAGCAAGGAAGTACACTTAAACATTCCTGATACCTGATTAGAGCACAGGTAAAATGACTGCATTATTACTGGgtcataaaataaacattttgatgTCTCTGGAAGAACAAAACGTCCTTAACTGATCTCCAGCAGTTAACGGCTGCTTTCCAGCTGGAGTCTGCCACAGACAGGTGCCCAGTGAACCACATCAACTTTGGGTagctatacttttttttttaattagcagaTGTTAGCATGATAATATGCCAAAATAAAATGGTGATGATGGGTAACAAATTTTGCTCATATCACTGCCTCCATAATAAACCGTAAGTCTTTTTAGTTCATGACTCTGTGTTGAGTCCATGTAGGTGTCAGTGGTCAATGTCGGTGCCAGCATttatgtcatgatcctgggtctgctgtgtttttgttggtcttagtttgagttttgttttgccTTATAGTGCCTCTTTTGCTTCATTCACCGGGTTGCTGTTATAGGTTGTGTTCTTGATTTTAGATTATTTGTAGTGTAAGCCTTTCTTAGAGTCTTGTGATAGTTTTGGTTATGTTCTGATTCCTTCTGTGCCTCCTCTTGTGTCGAGTCTgcgtttttgtttgttcacttcctgttttattttgatagtcttcttgtccctgtgtgttgtaagataagataagataagataaaactttaatgatcccacaacggggaaatttacgcattacagcagctcagtacagagaaaaaatgaaacggatgagtaagaacaaataactaaactaaaactaaaatagaataaaataaaataaaatagcaaaaaaaatatacacatatacataagcactatttacataaatatatatatcaatgtcaatacacacatttacatatacacacatatacacacacatcaaaacactatatacagatatcaaaatattatatacatttgtagccggtaaggtacacagcatacacggtatgcattatatgggtgagtgtaataaataaaatgtatctggactgtatggataaagtgatggcagaggaggtaaagtgtccaagtgactcaagacattatgatgtgttatacagtctaactgctgttgggatgaatgacctgtgaaagcgctccttcctgcagagaggatgtttcagtctctgactgaaggagctgctcagctcacccacggtctcatgaagagggtgatgggggggtCCATGATGGATGTGAGCTTTgccaacatcctcctctcacccaccaccatcacagactccagaggacatcccagcacagagctagacctccgcaccagtttgtcgatcctgctcctgtccctttcggtgcatccacccccccagcaggccactgcgtagaaaagggcagatgctaccactgtgtcataaaaggtctttaacagagtcctgcagacaccaaaggacctcagtctcctcagcaggtggagtcgactctggcccttcttatacaggacgtctgtgtttgtagtccagtccagcttgttattgagatgaacacccaggtatttgtaggagaccactgtctcaatgtcctttccctggatgttcaccggtgctgcagggggtggcttcctcctgaagtctatgatcatctccttcgtcttgctggcgttgatttggagtgcgttgttctcacaccagccggcaaagtcactgatgacccccctgtattcctggtcattcccatctgatacacatccgatgatggccgtatcatctgagaacttccgTAGGTGGCAGTGGTATATAATAACacttatgtatgtatatatgtgtgttgtACATATGTGTTTTAGTACCTCATTAAATATTCTTAGTAATTTACCCATGAAACAAtagtaatttaaaaacaatgttGTGAAAATCTTTGGTTTGTCATTCATATTTTCTCTGGGATTGTGCTTGGTGTAATAAACAGGGTGCTTGTGTTACTTCAGGTGTTTTTATTCAAGAAAAGTAGTTTTTGCACAGTAGAAGGGCtcaaacagtttctttttttgagaCAATTTCTCCAGCTTTGGAAAATACTCTTTCACAGGGAACAGAGGAGGCTGGTGTGACAAGGAACCATTTGGCTAGGTGGTACAGGTTTGGATACAGAGTTTTGTGCTGTGCCCAATATTTCAGTGGATCCTCTGCTCGCCCCAGAGGAGGAGCAGGTAAGTATTGCTGCACCTCCACTATAGCATCTGCTGTTGcgtttttccattttcttgcaTCCTCTGCATCATTGTCCAGAAGCTTCCACAGGTTAATACCTGGGGAGAAAAGGCACATTACAGAATATATTTTCAATGGCATCAATGTGGCATGAGATTGTGTCTTACCTGTGGAAGCTTCAGCAGGTGCTGGCTGTGGTGCTACCGATGTAGATGGTTCTGGTGTTGTTGCTTTCATCAAGGCCGCACATTCCCCTTTCAGGCGTTTCACCGCAGTGTCACAGTTGTTGGGACTGTGAAATCCATGGGTTTTAAATCTCGGATCCAGCAATGTAGCCATGGAGTTGAGACTTGTCATCTCTACACCAGATAGCTTTTCAGTCACTATTTGGTCTAAATTTTGTCCCAGCTGTTTGGCCATATCAATTGTAGCTCCACTTAGCAATTGATTCAGTGTGTGCTTCAACATGCGTATTAGTGGAGCTACTTTGGAGGCTGATACTTTTCGCTCTTGGGAGAGCTCCACAGCCGCTGCCTGAAATGGTGACAACATTTTGATGCACTGAGCCATCGCCTCATATTCATTGGCTGTTAAAGGAGCCAAATCTGTAGACAAAGTAGCCAGAGCTGCTGCCACTGCTTCTCTCTGATCATATATCTGCTGTAGCATTTCAAAAGTGCTGTTCCACCAGGTTTCCACTTCCTGCATCAATTTCATTACAGGGCGGCCCATTTGCACTTGCACCTGCTGAAGACACTCCTTGGCTGTGGTGCTGCTTTTAAAATATGCGACAGTCCTCCGCACCCTTGACCGGATGTCATCGAGACCAGGAGTtgcatcaatggattttttcaCTATCAGGTTGAGTGCATGGGCTATGCAGACAGCATGCCTAACTTTCAGTATTCTGGCAGTGGCTGTCATGTTTTGGGCTGCATCCGTCACCAAGCATCTCACCTTTCCACCAATTCCCCACTCCACCATCAGCTCCTGCACAACAGCTGCaatgttttcagctgtgtgGCTACGGGGGAAAGGATGGACTCCCAGCAGAGTTGTAGAAAGCTGCTCGTCAGCGCCAACAAAATGGCAGGTAACAGCCAGATAGGCATCTATGTTAATGGATGTCCACATATCTGCTGTGAGGCTGACACTGTCGGTGATCAGTAACTCAGCCTTTGccttctccttttcctccaCATGCCTCTTCTCCACCGTGGCCTTAACTGTATTCGTACTTGGAATGGTGTATGTAGGATCCAGTTTTGCCACAAATACCCTGAATCCAGAATCATCCACCACAGTGAAAGGCTGGGAGTCCTTCACTGTGAAGTCCTCAAGCGCTTCATCAAGCGCTTGCTTCCTGgatcctaaaaaaaacaaaaaaacaaaaaaaaaacaaaacaacatgaataaagaaaaataacttcaATTTAACTTAGACACATTTAATTGACATTCTTTCTAATTCTCAATTTATATCTATGTTACGCTTACCTTGATTGGTGGCACGCGGCTGAGTGTTCTCGTGTTTGGCTCTATAATGCCTCAGCATTGATGacgtattattattatatgtcaGCAGCTGGGGGCAAAGCAAACACTGCACCTGTAAAACCAAGATAACAACCTGTTATTACGTTATTCATCTTAGCTTTTATGTATTTGCCATCAGTAAGAACTGCACCTCTTGGATAACATGACACCATGACTATTACACTACTGCATAGTATAGGCTGTAGGCTTTCTAATAAACACTTCCAATGTACATTACCTTATTAGGTGGCACCAAATTGAAATATTCCCACACTTGGGAACGCTTCCTCGATGGTTGCTCCATGACAGAGTAATCCACCAGAACTCCAAATATCAAAAAAGGAGAGCTGTTCGTAACGTATAATATGTGTAGAACGGGGACATGAACCGGGGCTTGAGCCATCTTAAATACACTGATTCGCGCCAAATGTTCAAAGCTCCAcctgtcagcttgaagcagtcagCTGACTCGGTCTGAATGAAGCAGTGAAGTGGTTCAAACATCATCGGTGACATCACATGAAGCAAGCTCCAGCCCACTGCTTCACCATAACTACCCTGTCGAGTTTGAAGCATGCTTCGAAGCCTCTGTGTTGGAGGTAACATCACTAAAGCTGAGTTTAAATTTTTCTTCTGCCTTgggtgtcctgcactggggtcctctgccttgcctgccacaaTGGTAGATGACAATTTATACCTATACTGCTATTTTGGAAGTTGATTTCAGTCCATTAGAAAAATGGTGGAAGAAGTAGTATCGGAGGAAACAGTGACATTCAA
Proteins encoded:
- the LOC115779633 gene encoding zinc finger BED domain-containing protein 1-like, which translates into the protein MLRHYRAKHENTQPRATNQGSRKQALDEALEDFTVKDSQPFTVVDDSGFRVFVAKLDPTYTIPSTNTVKATVEKRHVEEKEKAKAELLITDSVSLTADMWTSINIDAYLAVTCHFVGADEQLSTTLLGVHPFPRSHTAENIAAVVQELMVEWGIGGKVRCLVTDAAQNMTATARILKVRHAVCIAHALNLIVKKSIDATPGLDDIRSRVRRTVAYFKSSTTAKECLQQVQVQMGRPVMKLMQEVETWWNSTFEMLQQIYDQREAVAAALATLSTDLAPLTANEYEAMAQCIKMLSPFQAAAVELSQERKVSASKVAPLIRMLKHTLNQLLSGATIDMAKQLGQNLDQIVTEKLSGVEMTSLNSMATLLDPRFKTHGFHSPNNCDTAVKRLKGECAALMKATTPEPSTSVAPQPAPAEASTGINLWKLLDNDAEDARKWKNATADAIVEVQQYLPAPPLGRAEDPLKYWAQHKTLYPNLYHLAKWFLVTPASSVPCERVFSKAGEIVSKKETV